The following are encoded together in the Kineosporiaceae bacterium genome:
- a CDS encoding AMP-binding protein, with protein sequence MLSKPLPAYSSGTADKPLLGQTLGANFERSVARFGDREALVDVATNRRWTYNELDVEIDEAALGLLELGIGKGDRVGIWALNCAEWVIIQYATAKIGAILVNVNPAYRAHELRYVIEQSGMRLLVSATVYRSSDYRAMVEQVRPDCPGLTEVVYIGEDSWDQLMARGSRADHQRLEAQAATLSFDDAINIQYTSGTTGFPKGATLSHHNILNNGYFVTARIGFTEKDRLAIPVPMYHCFGMVMGVIGSFSHGAAVIFPSPSFDPAATLSAVQAERATALYGVPTMFIAELGLPDFASYDLTTLRTGIMAGSPCPVEVMKRVVADMHMEQVAIAYGMTETSPVSTMTRMDDDLDRRTSTVGTVMPHVEVKIVDPATGLELPRGDHGELCTRGYSIMLSYWNEPERTAEAIDAAGWMHTGDLAVMDDQGYVNISGRIKDMVIRGGENIYPREIEEFLYTHPDIADVQVVGVPDVRYGEELMAWVVMKPDREPVTAEAIRAFCTGQLAHFKIPRYVHIVEGFPMTISGKVRKVEMREAAVGLLGLDDAARIRHA encoded by the coding sequence ATGCTCTCCAAGCCGCTGCCCGCCTACTCGTCGGGCACCGCCGACAAACCACTGCTCGGCCAGACCCTGGGCGCCAACTTCGAACGCTCGGTCGCCCGGTTCGGTGACCGTGAGGCCCTGGTGGACGTCGCCACCAACCGCCGCTGGACCTACAACGAGCTCGATGTCGAGATCGACGAGGCGGCTCTCGGGTTGCTCGAGCTGGGCATCGGCAAGGGTGACCGGGTGGGCATCTGGGCGCTCAACTGTGCCGAGTGGGTGATCATCCAGTACGCCACGGCCAAGATCGGCGCGATCCTCGTCAACGTCAACCCGGCCTACCGCGCCCACGAACTGCGCTACGTCATCGAGCAGTCGGGCATGCGGCTGCTGGTCAGTGCCACCGTCTACCGCAGCTCGGACTATCGGGCGATGGTCGAGCAGGTGCGTCCCGACTGTCCTGGACTGACCGAGGTGGTCTACATCGGTGAGGACTCCTGGGACCAGCTGATGGCCCGCGGCTCGCGGGCAGACCATCAGCGACTCGAGGCGCAGGCGGCCACGCTGTCGTTCGACGACGCGATCAACATCCAGTACACCAGCGGCACGACCGGCTTCCCGAAGGGCGCCACGCTGTCGCACCACAACATCCTCAACAACGGCTACTTCGTCACGGCCAGAATCGGTTTCACCGAGAAGGACCGGCTCGCCATCCCCGTTCCGATGTACCACTGCTTCGGCATGGTCATGGGGGTGATCGGCTCGTTCAGCCATGGCGCCGCGGTCATCTTCCCGTCGCCGTCCTTCGACCCCGCCGCGACCCTGAGTGCCGTCCAGGCCGAACGCGCCACGGCGCTGTACGGCGTCCCGACGATGTTCATCGCCGAGCTCGGCCTCCCGGACTTCGCGAGCTACGACCTCACCACGCTGCGCACCGGGATCATGGCGGGCTCGCCCTGCCCGGTCGAGGTGATGAAGCGGGTGGTGGCCGACATGCACATGGAGCAGGTGGCGATCGCCTACGGGATGACCGAGACCTCGCCGGTCTCGACGATGACCCGCATGGACGACGACCTCGATCGTCGTACGTCGACCGTCGGCACGGTCATGCCCCACGTCGAGGTCAAGATCGTCGACCCGGCAACGGGTTTGGAGCTTCCGCGCGGTGATCACGGCGAGCTCTGCACCCGCGGCTACTCGATCATGCTGAGCTACTGGAACGAACCCGAGCGGACGGCCGAGGCCATCGACGCCGCCGGCTGGATGCACACTGGCGACCTTGCCGTGATGGACGATCAGGGCTACGTCAACATCTCCGGCCGGATCAAGGACATGGTGATCCGGGGTGGTGAGAACATCTACCCACGCGAGATCGAGGAGTTCCTCTACACCCACCCCGACATCGCCGACGTGCAGGTGGTCGGCGTCCCGGACGTCAGGTACGGCGAGGAGCTGATGGCCTGGGTGGTGATGAAACCCGACCGCGAACCCGTGACGGCAGAAGCGATCCGGGCGTTCTGCACCGGCCAGCTCGCTCATTTCAAGATCCCGCGCTACGTGCACATCGTCGAGGGCTTCCCGATGACGATCAGTGGCAAGGTGCGCAAGGTCGAGATGCGTGAGGCGGCGGTCGGGCTGTTGGGCCTGGACGACGCAGCGCGCATCCGCCACGCCTGA
- a CDS encoding cold-shock protein translates to MPTGKVKWFDAAKGFGFLANDDGGEVFVHASALPSGTETLKPGARVEFGVAQGKRGLQALSLRLLDPIPSVAKATRKPTEDMTVIVEDVIKLLDDVSNSLRRGRYPDKSHARKVASVLRAVADDIEA, encoded by the coding sequence GTGCCCACTGGCAAGGTGAAGTGGTTCGACGCTGCGAAGGGCTTCGGCTTCCTGGCGAACGACGATGGCGGCGAGGTCTTCGTGCACGCCTCCGCTTTGCCGTCCGGTACCGAGACGCTCAAGCCCGGGGCACGCGTCGAGTTCGGGGTGGCCCAGGGCAAGCGAGGGCTGCAGGCGTTGTCGCTGCGGCTGCTCGACCCGATCCCGTCGGTGGCCAAGGCCACTCGCAAACCCACCGAGGACATGACGGTCATCGTCGAGGACGTGATCAAGCTGCTGGACGACGTCTCCAACAGCCTGCGTCGCGGTCGCTATCCGGACAAGAGCCACGCCCGCAAGGTGGCGAGCGTGCTGCGCGCCGTCGCGGACGACATCGAGGCCTGA
- a CDS encoding PadR family transcriptional regulator, with the protein MEPGEARVLPQLRRGALEFCVLALLRSTPRYGFDIVRELSEADGLLTSEGTIYPLLSRLRKEGLVTTTWQPSDAGPPRRYYALTGDGRTALDRFGQDWRRFRDAVDRVLGSGSGWPEHPRPAVTEAESDVVVVGPPAERRD; encoded by the coding sequence ATGGAACCCGGTGAGGCACGAGTGCTGCCTCAGTTGCGCCGCGGCGCGCTGGAGTTCTGCGTGCTGGCGCTGCTGCGCTCGACCCCCCGCTACGGATTCGACATCGTGCGTGAGCTCAGTGAGGCCGATGGTCTGCTGACCAGCGAGGGAACGATCTATCCGCTGCTGTCGCGGCTGCGCAAGGAGGGCCTGGTGACCACCACCTGGCAACCCTCGGACGCCGGCCCGCCGCGGCGCTACTACGCCCTGACCGGCGATGGCCGTACCGCGTTGGATCGGTTCGGTCAGGACTGGCGCCGGTTCCGGGATGCGGTCGACCGGGTGCTCGGGTCGGGCTCGGGGTGGCCCGAGCACCCGCGTCCGGCGGTGACGGAAGCGGAGTCCGACGTGGTGGTCGTCGGGCCACCGGCGGAGAGGAGAGACTGA
- a CDS encoding MFS transporter, whose product MDIPSGPDAARRGPAPGVLGRSVRRSTSLLARAGRASGRAVRRGTHAGGAGESGLARMLELHLVSSAADAMVVTALASTIFFAVPTEQARSRVITSLLVTMVPFSLLAPVIGPLLDRVRRGRRIALGVTMGARAWLAWVMASALADGDAAFSLYPAAFGFLVGQKSYLVIKAAALPRVLPDGAELLGANARMSIAGSLAMVVGAPIGVGLTHWAGPQWTLRLTFVLFLIGVALTLLLTARVDADHPDDDDCADTAADTADATRAPDATATRPLDAPRERRWAGPRVFSLATRSVIGLRGNAALRGFTGFLTLFLAFRLRTEPLPGLAATTAVGLVIGMAGVGGGLGTALGALVRRSRPEAVVAALLVVLTLTSLWASLDYGLWPVLLVALAAGLAQSLGKLCLDALVQDEVPDAVRSSAFARTETALQLAWVIGGAIGLVLPLSGPWGLGLATLLTATAAGATVLGVVRLVRADRTTPSR is encoded by the coding sequence ATGGACATCCCGTCGGGGCCGGACGCCGCGCGCCGAGGCCCGGCGCCCGGGGTGCTCGGCCGCTCGGTGCGCCGCAGCACCTCGCTGCTCGCGCGCGCCGGCCGGGCCTCCGGCCGCGCGGTGCGGCGGGGAACCCATGCCGGCGGGGCGGGCGAGTCGGGCCTGGCGCGCATGCTCGAGTTGCACCTGGTCAGTTCGGCCGCGGACGCCATGGTCGTCACCGCCCTGGCCAGCACGATCTTCTTCGCCGTCCCCACCGAACAGGCACGCAGCCGGGTGATCACCTCGCTGCTGGTCACGATGGTGCCGTTCTCCCTGTTGGCACCGGTGATCGGCCCGCTGCTCGACCGGGTGCGCCGGGGCCGGCGCATCGCACTCGGGGTGACCATGGGCGCGCGGGCCTGGCTGGCCTGGGTGATGGCCAGTGCGCTGGCCGACGGTGATGCCGCGTTCTCGCTGTACCCGGCGGCCTTCGGATTCCTGGTGGGGCAGAAGTCGTATCTGGTGATCAAGGCGGCCGCGCTGCCGCGGGTACTGCCGGACGGCGCCGAGTTGCTCGGCGCGAACGCGCGGATGTCGATCGCCGGCAGCCTCGCCATGGTGGTCGGGGCGCCCATCGGGGTGGGACTGACCCACTGGGCCGGGCCACAGTGGACGCTGCGGCTGACGTTCGTGCTGTTCCTGATCGGGGTGGCCCTCACGCTGTTGCTGACCGCCCGGGTCGATGCCGATCATCCGGACGACGACGACTGTGCCGACACCGCCGCCGACACGGCCGATGCCACGCGGGCCCCGGATGCCACGGCGACCAGGCCGCTCGACGCCCCGCGCGAGCGGCGATGGGCCGGGCCACGGGTGTTCTCGCTGGCGACCCGGTCGGTGATCGGGTTGCGCGGCAACGCCGCCCTACGCGGCTTCACCGGGTTCCTGACCCTGTTCCTGGCCTTCCGGTTACGCACCGAGCCACTCCCGGGTCTGGCCGCGACCACCGCGGTGGGCCTGGTGATCGGCATGGCGGGTGTGGGCGGTGGCCTCGGCACCGCTTTGGGGGCACTGGTGCGTCGCAGTCGCCCCGAGGCGGTCGTGGCAGCGCTGCTCGTCGTCCTGACGCTGACCTCGCTGTGGGCCTCGCTCGACTACGGGCTCTGGCCCGTGTTGCTGGTGGCGCTGGCGGCCGGGCTGGCGCAGTCCTTGGGCAAGCTCTGTCTCGATGCCCTGGTGCAGGACGAGGTGCCGGACGCCGTCCGCAGTTCGGCCTTCGCGCGCACCGAGACCGCGTTGCAGCTGGCCTGGGTGATCGGCGGGGCGATCGGCCTGGTGTTGCCGTTGTCCGGGCCGTGGGGGCTGGGCCTGGCGACCCTGCTCACGGCTACGGCCGCGGGCGCCACGGTGCTCGGCGTGGTCCGACTGGTGCGGGCCGATCGGACGACGCCGAGCCGGTGA
- a CDS encoding DUF3027 domain-containing protein, with the protein MGDNQQVPTSLDDEIPPALPAPELPAALDAAPVPPALDAAPVRLALPAAPAGAAVERPVDAVCAAAVTLARQAAIDIAGAGQVGDHVTVHAEGDRVATHQFACLSRGYRGWRWAVTVSRVPRARTATVSEVVLLPGPDSVLAPSWLPWADRIAPGDLGSADQLPYRGDDPLLEPGYTATGEEDSDRLAIWELGLGRVRVLSPEGRAEVAHRWYSSDRGPTSDEAVHAAAACSSCGYFLPLAGGMRQVFGVCANEWSPSDARVVSVDHGCGAHSETDVERAAPETLPPPILDETGYEAVVVAPRQTEGEGSEAPVEATEVLAQAEVPAEAEVLAEAEVLAEAPVVQPEPAADAEPRAEAAVAADQG; encoded by the coding sequence ATGGGGGACAATCAGCAGGTGCCCACCAGTCTCGACGACGAGATCCCCCCCGCCCTGCCCGCTCCGGAGCTGCCTGCTGCCCTGGACGCCGCCCCCGTGCCGCCGGCGCTGGACGCCGCCCCGGTGCGGCTGGCCCTGCCCGCGGCACCGGCCGGCGCCGCGGTCGAACGGCCGGTGGACGCCGTCTGCGCGGCGGCGGTCACCCTCGCCCGGCAGGCGGCGATCGACATCGCCGGAGCGGGCCAGGTGGGCGATCACGTCACGGTGCACGCCGAGGGCGACCGGGTCGCCACGCATCAGTTCGCCTGCCTGTCGCGCGGTTACCGAGGCTGGCGCTGGGCCGTCACCGTCTCGCGGGTGCCGCGAGCGCGGACCGCGACGGTGAGCGAGGTCGTGCTGCTGCCGGGACCGGACTCGGTGCTGGCCCCCTCGTGGCTGCCCTGGGCCGACCGGATCGCACCCGGTGACCTGGGCAGCGCCGACCAGTTGCCCTACCGCGGCGACGACCCGCTGTTGGAGCCCGGCTACACGGCGACCGGCGAGGAGGACTCCGACCGGCTCGCGATCTGGGAGCTGGGGTTGGGGCGGGTGCGGGTGCTCTCGCCCGAGGGACGGGCGGAGGTCGCCCATCGCTGGTACTCCTCGGACCGTGGGCCGACCAGCGACGAGGCCGTGCACGCGGCGGCCGCCTGCTCGAGCTGCGGCTACTTCCTGCCGTTGGCCGGTGGGATGCGGCAGGTGTTCGGGGTGTGTGCCAACGAGTGGTCACCGTCGGATGCCCGTGTGGTGAGCGTCGACCACGGCTGCGGTGCGCACAGCGAGACCGACGTGGAGCGGGCCGCCCCCGAGACGTTGCCGCCGCCGATCCTGGACGAGACGGGTTACGAGGCTGTCGTGGTGGCACCGCGGCAGACCGAGGGCGAGGGCTCCGAGGCTCCGGTCGAGGCTACCGAGGTCTTGGCGCAGGCCGAGGTCCCGGCGGAGGCCGAGGTCTTGGCGGAGGCCGAGGTCCTGGCGGAGGCCCCGGTGGTCCAGCCCGAGCCGGCGGCCGACGCAGAGCCTCGGGCCGAGGCTGCCGTGGCGGCCGATCAGGGGTGA
- a CDS encoding LLM class flavin-dependent oxidoreductase: MRIGMIVLPMRRWAQQEHQWREVERLGFDHAWTYDHLTWDPYVGMPWGATIPTLVAAATVTSRIPLGTWVASPNYRHPVPFAREFTALDDISGGRAVLGIGAGGTGADASVLGEPLAHPAERAARLEEFVELLDAVMTRPSTSHVGKYYRVVDAETTLSCVQRPRLPFVVAANGPRLMRLATRFAAGWATTGSPSVVRGETDDDVWWRGVAELSARFDEVLAASGRAPSSIDRYLSVDAAPTFALVSLEKFRDVVGRAGDLGFTDVVVHWPVPGAPRYDAPESMVETVAAELASVQG; this comes from the coding sequence GTGCGGATCGGGATGATCGTGCTGCCGATGCGCCGGTGGGCGCAGCAGGAGCACCAGTGGCGCGAGGTCGAGCGTCTGGGCTTCGACCATGCCTGGACCTATGACCACCTCACCTGGGATCCCTATGTCGGGATGCCTTGGGGAGCAACGATTCCCACGTTGGTTGCGGCCGCCACGGTGACCTCCCGCATTCCGCTGGGAACCTGGGTCGCCTCGCCGAACTACCGGCACCCGGTGCCGTTCGCCCGCGAGTTCACCGCGCTGGACGACATCAGTGGCGGGCGCGCCGTGTTGGGCATCGGCGCCGGCGGCACCGGGGCGGATGCCTCGGTGCTCGGTGAGCCGCTCGCTCACCCGGCCGAGCGCGCCGCGCGGCTCGAGGAGTTTGTCGAGCTGCTGGACGCCGTGATGACCCGGCCGTCGACCTCGCACGTCGGGAAGTACTACCGGGTGGTCGACGCCGAGACCACCCTGAGCTGTGTGCAGCGACCCCGGCTGCCGTTCGTGGTGGCCGCCAACGGTCCTCGATTGATGCGGCTGGCCACTCGGTTCGCTGCCGGGTGGGCGACCACCGGGTCGCCGTCCGTCGTGCGCGGTGAGACCGACGACGACGTCTGGTGGCGTGGGGTCGCCGAGCTGTCCGCCCGCTTCGACGAGGTGCTCGCGGCCTCGGGCCGCGCGCCGTCCTCGATCGATCGGTACCTGTCGGTGGACGCCGCCCCGACCTTCGCGCTGGTCTCGCTCGAGAAGTTCCGGGACGTCGTGGGCCGGGCGGGTGACCTGGGCTTCACCGATGTGGTGGTGCACTGGCCGGTGCCGGGGGCGCCGCGGTATGACGCGCCGGAGTCGATGGTCGAGACGGTGGCCGCTGAGCTCGCATCGGTGCAAGGTTGA